The nucleotide sequence GCGGGGTCATTACCAGTTGCTGTGTCAGCTTCAGTTGCTGCCGTAGTTCCAGTGCCATGAGTGCTCTTTTGCCTTAACGTGCCATCGGGCTATAGAATTATCTGTTTACAAGTAGTGTGCCATATGTGCAAAAATTATGCAATAGCTAACAGTTGCAAGCTCAACTTCACGTCGCAAAGAGTTTTGCGCGGCTCTGGTACCCCGCAAAAACAAGCGCTGACGCGGCTTTTGCGACATTGAAAAAAACTGCCGCATACAAAAAGGGGAAGGCAAAAGCCCTCCCCTTTTTTGCGCGATTTTGCGATACCCAAGTCTGGTAAAAAACCGACGCCTGCGCCGCAACAGGTGCTGCGTTGGTTATACTTTGGCGAACTTTTTCGCCGCTGTGATAAATTCGCGGAACAAAGGATGCGCGTTCATGGGACGCGACTTGAACTCGGGGTGGAACTGGCAGCCAAGAAACCAAGGATGGTCCTTGAGCTCGATAATTTCCACCAGCGAATCGTCAGGGGCCGTACCGCTGAAAACCATGCCCTTTTCGGCCAGCAGATCCTTGAAGGCATTATTGAATTCGTAGCGATGCCGATGGCGCTCGTCCACCATGCCTTTTTTGTAAGCGGTAAAGGCCTTGGTGTCGGGCGCAACCTTGCAGGGGTACGAGCCAAGGCGCATGGTGCCGCCCTTGTCGCTGCCCGCGTCGCGCTTTTCCACATTCTTGGTGCGGAAGTCGAACCACTCGGTCATAAGGTAAATGACCTTGTGGTCTGACAGGGGGTTGAATTCTTCAGAGTTGGCATCGTCAAGCCCGGCCACGTGGCGCGTAAATTCGATAACCGCGCACTGCATGCCAAGGCAGATGCCAAAGAAAGGAACCTTGTTTTCACGGGCGTAGCGGATGGCGGCAATCTTGCCTTCCACGCCCCGGTAGCCAAAGCCGCCGGGCACGAGAATGCCGTGACAACCCTTGAAGGAGTCCGCCGCGTTGCTCTCGTCCACGTTTTCAGAGTTGACGTAGCGCAGTTCCACCTCGACACGGTTGGCCACGCCGCCGTGAATGAGGGCCTCGTGCAGGCTTTTGTAAGCCTCCTTGAGGTCAACGTACTTGCCCACAATGGCAATGGTAACCTTGCCCTTGGGGTTGGCGCAGTCGCTGATGAGCTTTTCCCAGGCTTCAAGGTGGGCGTTGCGCGCGGGCAGGCGCAGCATGATGGCCACCTTCTGGTCAAAGCCTTCTTCGTAAAACTTGAGCGGCACTTCATAGATGTTGTTTACATCAACCGAAGAGAACACGGCGTCCTGGTCCACGTTGCAGAACAGGGCGATCTTGCGGCGCAGTTCTTCGGGGATGCTCTGCTCGCAGCGGCACAAAATGATGTCGGGCTGAATGCCGATGGAGAGCAGTTCCTTGACGCTGTGCTGGGTGGGCTTGGTCTTGTGCTCGCCGGCGCTGCGCAGGTAAGGCACCAGGGTGAGGTGAATGTTCAGGCAGTTGTCGCGCCCAAGGTCGGACCTGAGCTGACGGATGGCCTCAAGAAAGGGCAGGCCTTCAATATCGCCCACAGTGCCGCCGATTTCAATGATGGCGACATCCGGCGCGTCTTCGCCTTCAGAGAGGGAGAGCACCACGGTTTTGATCTCGTCGGTGATGTGCGGAATAACCTGCACGGTCGCGCCCAGGTAATCGCCGTGCCGTTCCTTGGCGATCACATGGTTGTAAATGGCGCCGGAGGTGGTGTTGTTCTTCCGCGACATGGGCACATTGAGATAGCGCTCGTAATGCCCAAGATCCAGATCCGTCTCCGCGCCGTCGTCGGTAACAAATACCTCGCCGTGCTGGAACGGGTTCATGGTGCCGGGGTCAACATTGATGTAAGGATCAAGCTTCTGGATGGTTACCGTAAGCCCGCGCGTTTGCAGCAGCGCGCCCAGAGACGCGGCCGCAAGGCCCTTGCCCAACGACGACAACACGCCGCCCGTCACAAAAATGTATTTAGTTTTCATGGCCTTCCACCTGTACTTGGGTATGTTGAGTGGTTCAACCAAACAGTTTTAACCTGAATTGAATTTTTTGGCTAGCATTGACTAAGTAAAACAAGCTAAGTAATGTGTTATTCCCTTTTCAGCGTGCGTGCCCAACAGGCGGCCCGGACATTCTCGGCATTTGCATGCCAGATGACGGACAGCCGGGTTATTACAGGCAACAGCACGTACGGCTAAGCGCATGCCTGGCCGGAAATATCCGCGTTGCAAGCCAAGGAGGCTTCCCCCGCATGGGTACGGTCAATACACTGGTCATCACCGGCTACGGCACAAACTCTCATATGGAAACCGCCCACACCGCCCGTCTGGCCGGGGCCGACAAGGCTGACGTGGTGCATTTTTCCGATCTGGTGGCGGCCAAGGTTCGCCTTGCAGACTATCATTTTTTGGTTTTTCCCGGCGGGTTTCTTGATGGCGACGATCTCGGCGCCGCCCAGGCTGCGGCCATGCGCTGGCGCTACCTCAAGGACGACGCGGGCGCGGCCCTGCTCCAGAGCTTGCGCGAGTTTTTGGATGAGGGCAAGCTGATTCTGGGCATCTGCAACGGGTTTCAGCTGCTGGTCAAGCTGGGCGTGCTGCCCGCGCTTGGCGGCCAGCGCTTTGAACGCCAGGTCTCGCTTGGCAACAACGATTCCGCCCGGTTTGAAGACCGCTGGGTGCATCTGCTGCCCAACGCGGCAAGCCCCTGCGTGTTTACCAAAAACCTTCCCCTGCTCTCCATGCCCGTGCGCCATGGCGAAGGCAAGCTGGTTGCCCGCGATGCCGACTGCCTGCGCCGTCTTGAGGCCGAAAACCTCATCGCCCTGCAGTACGCCGACCCCGCAACGGGCAAGCCCACGCAGGAATACCCGCTGAACCCCAACGGCTCCTCCCTTGCCATTGCGGGCCTTACCGATCCCACGGGCCGGGTGCTGGGCCTTATGCCCCACCCCGAAGCCTTCCACCACGTGACCAACCACCCCGGCTGGACGCGCGGCGAGCTGGACGCGCCCGGAACCCTTATTTTTGTCAACGCGGTGCGCTACCTGCGCGGCCAGTCGTAGGCATAAAAACCTTGTGCCGGGCCTGCCGCCGCCATGGCGCAGGCCCGGCTGGATGTTATGAAGGGAGCGCCCTGCGGGGCCTCCCCTTTTTGTCTGTCCAAACTCCAGAGCCAGCGTGTTTTACCGCTGTGTTTCGCCGTTTATGTTGACAAAGACCCGGCAGTCCGGTAAGTAATCTGACTCCAAAGAGGGGCGAATCCCTTTGGATTTTCCTGCGCGCACGCGTCAGACAAGGTGCGAAACAACATTGCCACAACACGTTGCACATTTTTTTACGCCGTATTTCACGAGGCGCTTTCTCTGCACCAGCAAGAAAGTGCCTTTTTTTATGGTGGGTGATATCTATGCAACATACTGAAATTATTAAGGCGATAGAAAAAATAGCACCTCTGGCCGCTGCCGCTTCGTGGGATGTGTCGGGCCTGCAGGTGGCCGCGCGCAGGCAGGATGCGGTCAAGCTTGCCGTCTGCCTCGACCCCACGCCCGCCTCGGTGGAAGCGGCGCTGAAAAAAGGCGCGCAGTTTATCCTGAGCCACCATCCGCTGTTGCTCAAGGCCGTGCTGCCCAACAGGCTTGACGATTATCACGCGGTGCTGCGCATGCTTTTTCAGGCCGACGTGCCCCTGTACGCGGCGCATACCTCGCTGGACGTCAACGCTCACGGCCCCGCTGGCTGGCTGGCTCGCGAGCTTGACCTGAGCAACCTTGCTGTTCTGGAGCCTGTGGCTCCGGCAACGGACGATACGCTGCCGTTGGGCTTTGGCCTTGCGGGCGACCTGCCGCAACCCATGACCGTGGAGCGGATTGCAGGCATCATTGCCCGCAGCGCCCCGCTTGCCGCCGCAACCGTGAGCGGCCCGACGCCGAGCAGCGTTGCGCGCGTGGCCTACTGCACCGGTTCGGGTTCATCGCTGCTTGGAGCGGCGCAGGCTGCCGGCGCGCAGCTTTTTATAACAGGTGATGTCAAATACCACACGGCTCTTGCCGCGGAGATCTGCCTTCTGGATGTGGGGCACCACAGCCTTGAAGAAGAAATGATGCTGCGCATGAGCCGGTTGCTGCAAGAGCGGCTGCCTGAAGCGGAAGTGTTTTTTGTGCCTTCCGCCTCTCCGTTCCGCCCTGTTGCCCTGTCATGATTTTATAGGAGGACTCTTATGAGCAATGCCGTATATTTTGACCAGATCAAACAGCTGGTTGAACTGCAAAAGGTCGACGACGCCATCCACTCCGTCAAGCAGGACCTGAGCCGCGCCCCCAGCGAGCTCGACGCCCTCGAACAGCGCCATGCCGCCATAGAAACCCAGCGCAACTACATTCTCGACAAGCTCTCGCACCTGCAGGATCAGCAAAAGCGCCTTTCGCTCGAAATCGACGACGACTCCGCGCGCATCAAAAAAAGCAAAAACAAGCTCATGCAGGTGGGCAACCAGCGCGAATATCACGCAATGATGCGCGAAATGGACAGCATGGAAAAGGTCAACCGTTCCCGTGAAGAAGAAAAAATGACCCTTCTTGAGGAACTGCAGTACCAGAACGACGCTCTGGCCGAGATCGACCTCACCTACACCGCCATCAAGGCCGAGCTTGACGTCAAGCGCGACGGTCTGGAAGAAAAGCTGCAAAAGGGCAACGCCGCTCTGGAAGTGCTGAACGGCAAACGCGCCTCCGCCAGCAAAAACATTCCCCAGCCCGTTTTTATGCGCTACGAATTTATCCGCAGGCGTCTTGAGCACCCTGTGATCGTCGCGGTCAAAGAGGGCATCTGCTCCGGCTGCCACATTGCCGTGCCGCCGCAGTCGTTCATCGAACTGCAGCGCGGCCAGCAAATCTTGAGCTGCCCCAACTGCCAGCGTCTTATCTTCTGGTGCGAGCATTTTTCGGTTGAAGACGCTCCCCAGTGCGCCCCCAAGCCGGTGACCATTACCGATTAATACGACCTTTCCCCGGCGTGGACCACACGCGCCCACGCCGGTGAAAAATACAACAGGTGGGAGTTGGACAGACCGTCGCTGCAGGCCGCAAGGCCTGGGGAGGAAAGTCCGGGCTCCACAGGGCAGAACGCTGGGTAACACCCAGGAGGGGCGACCCTCGGACAGCGCCACAGAAAGCAAACCGCCCCGCCTCGCGGCGGGGTAAGGGTGAAACGGTGGGGTAAGAGCCCACCAGATGCCGCGGCGACGCGGCATGCTCGGCATACCCCGTTTGGAGCAAGACCAAATAGGGAAGGTGGTCGGCCCGACCATTGCCTTCCGGGTAGGTTGCTTGAGGGTGCGGGTAACCGTACCCCTAGAGGAATGACGGTCTGGTGCGGGCAACCGCATGACAGAACCCGGCTTATCGTCCGACTCCCACTTGTTGACAAGGTGTGTACATGGCAGAAAGTTCCGGCATTTCGCCTGACGCGGCAAAACCCTGGGCGCTTGTACTGGCCGCCGGTCAGGGCAGCCGCATGGCCCAGGTCACCGGCGGTAAGGCCAAGCAGTTTCTGCCCTGGCGGGGCGCGCCCCTTTTTTGGCATGCCGCCCGCGCCATGAGCCGCAGCGCCTGCGTTGCCGGTATTGTCTTTGTTTTTCCTGCCAGCCAGCTTGCCGAAGCCACTGAACTTCTGACCGATCTGCACAAAAACGACGACCTAGGCCTGCCGTGGGTTACGGCCTGCGGCGGCGCGCTGCGTCAGGATTCCGTACGTCTTGGCCTTGCCGCGCTGCCGGTGCGCCCCGCAAGCGTGCTGGTGCACGACGCGGCACGCCCCTTTTTGTCCCCCGCGCTTGTGCGCAGGGTCTGCCATGAGCTGGCGCTGGGCGCTGCAGGCGTCATACCCGCAATTTCCGTTACCGACACCATCAAGACAGTGGACAGTGGCCGCGTTGTCGCCACGTTGCCGCGCGAGGGGCTTGCAGCTGTGCAGACCCCGCAGGGGTTTCAGCTACAGCCCCTGCTTGACGCCCACGCGCACGCCCTTGCAGCCGGGCTTGCCGTAACCGACGACGCCTCGCTGCTTGAGGCGCTGGGCCATGAGGTGCGTGTCGTGCCAGGCGAGGCCGCAAACGTGAAAATTACCCGTCCTGAAGATCTCGATTTGCTGCGCGACGCGGCGCCTGCCCCTGTCGTCCGCACCGGTATGGGCTACGACGTGCACCGTTACGGCCAGGGGCGTCCCATGCGCCTTGGCGGCGTGAGCATCCCCGGCGCGCCTGAGGTGCTCGCCCACTCCGACGGCGACGTGCTGCTGCACGCCCTTGCCGACGCCCTGCTTGGCTGCGCGTGCCTTGGCGACATCGGCCAGCATTTTTCCGACAGGGATCCGCAATATGAGGGCATATCGTCCGCCATTCTGCTGCATCAGGTTCTGGACATGGTGCGCGAGGCGGGCTGTACCCCAAGCCACGTCGACATGACCATTGTGGCGCAGGTTCCCAAGCTCGCGCCCTACCGCGAAGAAATTAAAAAAAATGTCGCTCGGCTCATGGGGTTGCCCGCATCAAGCGTAAACCTCAAGGCTACCACTGAGGAATATCTGGGCTTCACAGGCCGTTCCGAAGGCATCAAGGCATATGCAGTTGTGACCGCGCTGGGGCGCTGATCCGTTCCGCCTCCCCTGCCATTACGATTCGACATTACAAGGAAGGACATGAACACCGAACTCAGCAGGCCATGGTTTGCGCACTACGACTCCTTTGTCCCACGCACTTCAGACGTGTGGAACAAGCCGCTGTACGCCTTGCTTGACGAGGCTGCGGACAAATATCCCAACCGCATGGCCGTTATTTTTCAAAATACGCGCATCACCTACAAGCAGCTGCGCGAACAGGCCGAACGCTTTGCCGGTGCCCTGCGCCGCATCGGCGTAAAGACGGGGCACAGGGTGGCCCTGATGATGCCCAACATGCCCCAGACCGTGGTGGCCTTTTGGGGCATCATCAAGGCTGGCGGCGTGGTGGTCATGACCAACCCCCTGTATATGGAAAAGGAAATCATGGCCAACATGCAGGACTCTGGCGCGGAGCACATGGTGCTGCTCGACCTGCTCTGGCCGCGGGTTTCCGCCCTGCGCGACCGCCTGCCGCTCAAAAACTTTATTGTGACGGGCGCCGCCGACGCGCTTTCCTTTCCGCTCAACTGGCTCTACAAGCTGAAGAAACGCCGCAGCATAAAGGAGCCCATACCCTACGACGGCAAAAACGTGCATGAGTGGAAGCACTTTTTCAAGGGCGCCGAGCGGTATTCCGCACCCATTGCCGACCCCCTGCACGACCCCATCATGCTGCAGTACACCGGCGGCACAACAGGGCTGCCCAAGGGCGTTACCCTCACGCACAGCAACGTGGGCACAAACTGCCGTCAGGTGCTGGACATCATCCACGTCAGGGCGGAGGACAAGCATACCTTTATTTCGCTGCTGCCGTTTTTTCATGTCTACGGGCTCACCACGGGCCTGATCATCCCCATTGCCCTTGCGGCCACCACACTGCCGCTGCCGCGCTACGTGCCGCAGGACGTGCTGCGCCTAATCGCCAGGTACAAGCCCACGGTTTTTCCCGGTGCGCCCTCGGTCTATATTTCGTTGCTGCAACAAAAAAATCTGGCGGACTTTGACCTGCGCAGCATCAAGATCTGCGTTTCCGGCTCGGCCCCGTTGCCGCGCGAAATTTTTCGCAAATTTCAGGAGACGACCGGCGCGGCCATTCTTGAAGGCTACGGCCTTACAGAGGCCTCGCCCATCACGCATTGCAACCCGCTGGGCTTGCAGGGCCAGCGCCCCAACTCCATCGGCATGCCCGTACCGGGCACCGACGCCCGCATTGTGGACATGGAAGGCGGCTCGCTTACCCTGCCGCCCGGCAAGATGGGCGAGCTGATCGTGCAGGGCCCGCAGGTCATGCACGGCTACTGGCGCAAACCCGACGAAAGCGCCAGCGCCCTGCGCAACGGCTGGCTGTACACCGGCGACCTGG is from Desulfovibrio desulfuricans and encodes:
- a CDS encoding CTP synthase, with translation MKTKYIFVTGGVLSSLGKGLAAASLGALLQTRGLTVTIQKLDPYINVDPGTMNPFQHGEVFVTDDGAETDLDLGHYERYLNVPMSRKNNTTSGAIYNHVIAKERHGDYLGATVQVIPHITDEIKTVVLSLSEGEDAPDVAIIEIGGTVGDIEGLPFLEAIRQLRSDLGRDNCLNIHLTLVPYLRSAGEHKTKPTQHSVKELLSIGIQPDIILCRCEQSIPEELRRKIALFCNVDQDAVFSSVDVNNIYEVPLKFYEEGFDQKVAIMLRLPARNAHLEAWEKLISDCANPKGKVTIAIVGKYVDLKEAYKSLHEALIHGGVANRVEVELRYVNSENVDESNAADSFKGCHGILVPGGFGYRGVEGKIAAIRYARENKVPFFGICLGMQCAVIEFTRHVAGLDDANSEEFNPLSDHKVIYLMTEWFDFRTKNVEKRDAGSDKGGTMRLGSYPCKVAPDTKAFTAYKKGMVDERHRHRYEFNNAFKDLLAEKGMVFSGTAPDDSLVEIIELKDHPWFLGCQFHPEFKSRPMNAHPLFREFITAAKKFAKV
- a CDS encoding phosphoribosylformylglycinamidine synthase subunit PurQ, whose translation is MGTVNTLVITGYGTNSHMETAHTARLAGADKADVVHFSDLVAAKVRLADYHFLVFPGGFLDGDDLGAAQAAAMRWRYLKDDAGAALLQSLREFLDEGKLILGICNGFQLLVKLGVLPALGGQRFERQVSLGNNDSARFEDRWVHLLPNAASPCVFTKNLPLLSMPVRHGEGKLVARDADCLRRLEAENLIALQYADPATGKPTQEYPLNPNGSSLAIAGLTDPTGRVLGLMPHPEAFHHVTNHPGWTRGELDAPGTLIFVNAVRYLRGQS
- a CDS encoding Nif3-like dinuclear metal center hexameric protein — protein: MQHTEIIKAIEKIAPLAAAASWDVSGLQVAARRQDAVKLAVCLDPTPASVEAALKKGAQFILSHHPLLLKAVLPNRLDDYHAVLRMLFQADVPLYAAHTSLDVNAHGPAGWLARELDLSNLAVLEPVAPATDDTLPLGFGLAGDLPQPMTVERIAGIIARSAPLAAATVSGPTPSSVARVAYCTGSGSSLLGAAQAAGAQLFITGDVKYHTALAAEICLLDVGHHSLEEEMMLRMSRLLQERLPEAEVFFVPSASPFRPVALS
- a CDS encoding zinc ribbon domain-containing protein, whose protein sequence is MSNAVYFDQIKQLVELQKVDDAIHSVKQDLSRAPSELDALEQRHAAIETQRNYILDKLSHLQDQQKRLSLEIDDDSARIKKSKNKLMQVGNQREYHAMMREMDSMEKVNRSREEEKMTLLEELQYQNDALAEIDLTYTAIKAELDVKRDGLEEKLQKGNAALEVLNGKRASASKNIPQPVFMRYEFIRRRLEHPVIVAVKEGICSGCHIAVPPQSFIELQRGQQILSCPNCQRLIFWCEHFSVEDAPQCAPKPVTITD
- the ispD gene encoding 2-C-methyl-D-erythritol 4-phosphate cytidylyltransferase, yielding MAESSGISPDAAKPWALVLAAGQGSRMAQVTGGKAKQFLPWRGAPLFWHAARAMSRSACVAGIVFVFPASQLAEATELLTDLHKNDDLGLPWVTACGGALRQDSVRLGLAALPVRPASVLVHDAARPFLSPALVRRVCHELALGAAGVIPAISVTDTIKTVDSGRVVATLPREGLAAVQTPQGFQLQPLLDAHAHALAAGLAVTDDASLLEALGHEVRVVPGEAANVKITRPEDLDLLRDAAPAPVVRTGMGYDVHRYGQGRPMRLGGVSIPGAPEVLAHSDGDVLLHALADALLGCACLGDIGQHFSDRDPQYEGISSAILLHQVLDMVREAGCTPSHVDMTIVAQVPKLAPYREEIKKNVARLMGLPASSVNLKATTEEYLGFTGRSEGIKAYAVVTALGR
- a CDS encoding long-chain-fatty-acid--CoA ligase → MNTELSRPWFAHYDSFVPRTSDVWNKPLYALLDEAADKYPNRMAVIFQNTRITYKQLREQAERFAGALRRIGVKTGHRVALMMPNMPQTVVAFWGIIKAGGVVVMTNPLYMEKEIMANMQDSGAEHMVLLDLLWPRVSALRDRLPLKNFIVTGAADALSFPLNWLYKLKKRRSIKEPIPYDGKNVHEWKHFFKGAERYSAPIADPLHDPIMLQYTGGTTGLPKGVTLTHSNVGTNCRQVLDIIHVRAEDKHTFISLLPFFHVYGLTTGLIIPIALAATTLPLPRYVPQDVLRLIARYKPTVFPGAPSVYISLLQQKNLADFDLRSIKICVSGSAPLPREIFRKFQETTGAAILEGYGLTEASPITHCNPLGLQGQRPNSIGMPVPGTDARIVDMEGGSLTLPPGKMGELIVQGPQVMHGYWRKPDESASALRNGWLYTGDLATMDDDGYFYIVDRKKDMVIVGGYNVYPREVDEVLLEHPKVLEAVSVGISDEIRGEILKAFVVRRPGEELTKADVISWCRQKLAGYKVPRLVEFRDELPKTIVGKVLRRALREEEEQKMANRKKRRSADPTPGASAPDAPMTAENGDEPVGHA